A DNA window from Vigna unguiculata cultivar IT97K-499-35 chromosome 10, ASM411807v1, whole genome shotgun sequence contains the following coding sequences:
- the LOC114165183 gene encoding uncharacterized protein LOC114165183, with the protein MINTLSFSYMVHMRTISKGAIILLSIMMLLFDTTVSVVVESDQNHIKSATFLSENFEVGPGKIVVKTLLDIEFPRGHIGVKSFDVEVVDEDGNSVPLYETYLHHWFAVKYIENITMSQYIKQSHDLRNGIEFERNDGACQGFLLPHYWGLGAESRGTSSNLPDPFAVELGNPTKIKHGFKEKWLFSIMVIDTRGTQDRKGCTECRCKLMNLPNDFYNVTTGINGQLLSRNYKGGLFCCQDNVQCKLRNGFRGPTRKLSLRYKIKWVDWDEHQVPLKFYILDSTDRVRSNGSTLIHDCQAEYKIPRNHHNDFPHVKKANIPMTKGGYLIYGTAHMHTGVVNITLYGQDGRVLCTSNPKYGTGKEAGNEKGYLVGMSVCYPKPGSIKIEDGEILTLESVYENKFRTGAMGHFYIYLAEQIPNKYLKEI; encoded by the exons ATGATCAACACATTATCGTTTTCTTATATG GTTCATATGAGGACTATCTCTAAAGGagcaataattttattatcaataatgaTGCTGCTCTTTGACACAACTGTCTCAGTTGTTGTAGAGTCTGATCAAAATCATATAAAGTCAGCTACTTTTTTGtctgaaaattttgaagtgGGGCCTGGAAAAATTGTGGTGAAAACATTATTAGATATTGAATTTCCAAGAGGTCACATTGGGGTCAAGAGTTTTGATGTTGAAGTAgttgatgaagatggtaattCAGTACCTTTGTATGAAACTTACCTTCATCATTGGTTTGctgtaaaatatattgaaaacatTACCATGTCACAGTACATTAAACAATCCCACGACCTTCGCAATGGTATCGAATTCGAAAGAAATGATGGTGCATGCCAAGGTTTTTTGCTTCCACATTATTGGGGCTTGGGAGCAGAATCGCGAGGAACATCTTCAAATCTTCCAGATCCTTTTGCAGTTGAATTAGGTaatcctacaaaaataaagcatGGGTTTAAAGAAAAATGGTTGTTTAGCATCATGGTTATTGATACACGTGGAACACAAGATAGAAAAGGTTGTACAGAGTGTAGGTGTAAGCTTATGAATCTCCCAAACGACTTTTACAATGTCACAACGGGCATTAATGGTCAATTGTTGTCTAGAAATTATAAAGGAGGACTCTTTTGTTGTCAAGATAACGTACAATGCAAATTAAGAAATGGTTTTCGTGGCCCAACAAGAAAGCTTTCCCTAAGATACAAAATAAAGTGGGTTGATTGGGATGAACACCAAGTGCCTCTTAAGTTCTATATACTTGATTCAACTGATCGTGTAAGATCAAATGGTTCTACACTAATTCATGATTGTCAG GCAGAGTATAAGATCCCGAGAAATCATCACAATGACTTCCCTCATGTTAAGAAAGCAAACATTCCAATGACAAAAGGTGGTTATCTTATATATGGCACTGCTCATATGCACACTGGTGTTGTCAATATTACTCTATATGGACAg GATGGAAGGGTTTTATGCACTTCAAATCCAAAATACGGAACTGGaaaagaagcaggaaatgaaaAGGGTTACCTAGTTGGGATGTCAGTTTGTTATCCTAAACCCGGCTCTATCAAGATCGAAGATGGTGAAATTCTAACACTAGAATCCGTATATGAAAACAAGTTTCGTACCGGAGCTATGGGGCATTTCTACATTTACTTGGCAGAACAAATACCAAACAAGTATTTGAAGGAAATTTGA